The genome window CGCGCCTGGTTGAAGAAGATGCGGCCGAAATGGTCGCGGTCCGGAAACACCTCGGCCTGGTGCGGCAGGTTCGCCCCGCCGGAATCGACCAGATAGACGCACGGCAGATGGTTCTGCTCGGCGATCTCCTGCGCCCGCAGATGCTTCTTCACCGTCATGGGGAAATAGGCGCCGCCCTTCACCGTCGGATCGTTGGCGACGATCATGACCTCGCGGCCCGAGACCCGGCCGATGCCGCAGATCATCCCGGCACCAGGGGCCTCGTCGCCGTACATGCCGTTGGCGGCCAGCTGGCCGACCTCCAGAAAGGGCGAACCGGGGTCCAGCAGCCGCTCGACCCGGTCCCGCGGCAACAGCTTGCCCCGCGCCACATGCCGCTCGCGACTGGCCTCCGACCCGCCCCGCGCCGCGACCGCCACCCGCGCGCGCAGCTCGGCGTTCAGGGCCGTGTTGTGGGCATGCAGCGCCTTGAACGACGCGCTGTTCGGATCGATGGCGGAGGTCAGCTTCGGCATGGGGCTGGTTTAGGGGGCTTTGGCTGATGCGGAAACCCTCTCCCAGAGGGAGAGGGCTATCTCCGCAACAGCCGGTCCCGCGCGGCGTTCAGCTTCGCCGCCAGCCCTTCCGTCCCGCCCTGGTCGGGATGCGCCCGCCCCATCAGGCGACGCCAGGCGGCCTGGATGACCTCGGGCTCCGCGCCCACGGGCACGCCCAGGATCGACCGCGCCTCGGCATCACCGATCGCCTCGGGCCTCGCCACCACGTTCCGCATCCGCGAGGCGACCGCCAGCCACAGCGCCGCTCCGACCAGACCGGCACCGCTGATCCACGCCCCCCTGGACAGCGCCAGTGCCCCGCCGACCAGCAGCGCGGCCGAGACCAGGGTCGCCGCCACCCGCCAGTGCCCCCGCCGCGGGCCCTCGGTCTGGCGACCCAGCCGCACCAGCGCCCACACCACGATGCCCGCCAGCACGAGCCAGATCAGGCCCATGCGAACAGTCCGGTGATCAAGCGGCCTCGAGCGCCGGCAGGCGGACGTCGTTCAGGCCCAGGGCCTGCATCAGGTTGCGCATCTCCTGCCTTGCCGCGACATGGGCCAGCGACACCGCCACCGGCCGCACCGCATTGGACAGATCGGCCACCGTCAGGCCGAAGGGGAACAGTTCGCGATAGATGACCCGGTCGCGCAGCCCCGGCCCGACCCGGAACCCCACGCGCTTGGACAGTTTCAGCATCCGCTCTTCCAGACGGCGGCGGTTGCGCGCCTCGGCCACGGCCATGCGGTTGACGACCACGATCCAGTCGATGGCGGCGTGGCGACCGTCCTTTATGGCGCGATACTTCCGGGCCTCCCACACACTTTCGGAATAGGTCGAGGGCTTCAGCAGCTCCAGCGTCACGGGATCGACCGTGCCCAGCATGTCGAAGTCGACGAAACTGTCGTTCATCGGCGTCACGATCTGGTCGGCCCGGGCATGAGCCGCTCGCGACAGGGCGGTATCGCCCCCCGGCGTGTCGATCAGGATAACCTCGGCCCCGGATGCCACCGCCTCGCCGAACGCCGTCTCGAACCGGGCCAATTGCTCTGCCTCATCCGCCCTGGCCAGGGCCTTGCCGTCGCCCAGGTCCGGCTCGACCGGCATGGGCAGGGTGACGCCGTTGGCGGCCGTCCAGGCCGTGCGGTGAGAAAAGAAATGGGACATCGACCGCTGGCGCAGATCCAGGTCCAGAATCGCCACCTTGCGACCCGCGTGCATCAGGCCGCAGACGATGTGGATGGCCAGGGTGGACTTGCCCGCCCCGCCCTTTTCATTGCCGACCACGATGACCTGAGCCCGAGCTGTCTGCGTCATGACCTGATAATCCGGATA of Brevundimonas subvibrioides contains these proteins:
- a CDS encoding J domain-containing protein, yielding MGLIWLVLAGIVVWALVRLGRQTEGPRRGHWRVAATLVSAALLVGGALALSRGAWISGAGLVGAALWLAVASRMRNVVARPEAIGDAEARSILGVPVGAEPEVIQAAWRRLMGRAHPDQGGTEGLAAKLNAARDRLLRR
- a CDS encoding division plane positioning ATPase MipZ, translating into MTQTARAQVIVVGNEKGGAGKSTLAIHIVCGLMHAGRKVAILDLDLRQRSMSHFFSHRTAWTAANGVTLPMPVEPDLGDGKALARADEAEQLARFETAFGEAVASGAEVILIDTPGGDTALSRAAHARADQIVTPMNDSFVDFDMLGTVDPVTLELLKPSTYSESVWEARKYRAIKDGRHAAIDWIVVVNRMAVAEARNRRRLEERMLKLSKRVGFRVGPGLRDRVIYRELFPFGLTVADLSNAVRPVAVSLAHVAARQEMRNLMQALGLNDVRLPALEAA